Below is a window of Fulvitalea axinellae DNA.
CGTCAACATGCCCGTATTTCTTTTCCCATACCTCCATATTCCGCCCCACTTCCTCTTCCCTGGTCACGTCCATCGGCACTATTTCCAACTTTCCGTTATCCTTAAAGCGCTCTTCCAGAAACTTGACCTGATCCGGCAAACCCAACTGCGTCAACGCCACCACTTGGTAATCTGCCTTAAGAAATGATTCGACTACCGCACGGCCCAATCCGCCCGCAGCTCCGGAAATAATAACTGTTTTTGACATTCTTCTGAATTTGGAAAATGAGTGATACTGTATTCAAAAGACAAAAACAGCAGAGAGGGTTTTATTTTTTGGAAAAATCGGACAAGATGACGGTGAATAGGTATAAAAAAAGCCGGTCTGGAAAATTCCAAACCGGCTTTGTGGGCCCTACTGGATTCGAACCAGTGACCCCCTGCTTGTAAGGCAGGTGCTCTGAACCAACTGAGCTAAAGGCCCTTCTTTATTCTACTCCGAAGAGTCGTGATTCGACTGGGGCTCGAACCCAGGACCCTCTCCTTAAAAGGGAGATGCTCTACCAACTGAGCTATCGAATCTAACCAATGTGTTGTGGGCCCTACTGGATTCGAACCAGTGACCCCCTGCTTGTAAGGCAGGTGCTCTGAACCAACTGAGCTAAAGGCCCTTCTTTTTATTCTGCTCCGAAGAGTCGTGATTCGACTGGGGCTCGAACCCAGGACCCTCTCCTTAAAAGGGAGATGCTCTACCAACTGAGCTATCGAATCTAACCAATGTGTCTGTGGGCCCTACTGGATTCGAACCAGTGACCCCCTGCTTGTAAGGCAGGTGCTCTGAACCAACTGAGCTAAAGGCCCCTCTTTTTCTTTACTCTAACTCCGAAGAGTCGTGATTCGACTGGGGCTCGAACCCAGGACCCTCTCCTTAAAAGGGAGATGCTCTACCAACTGAGCTATCGAATCTAACCAATGTGTCTGTGGGCCCTACTGGATTCGAACCAGTGACCCCCTGCTTGTAAGGCAGGTGCTCTGAACCAACTGAGCTAAAGGCCCTTCTTTATTCTACTCCGAAGAGTCGTGATTCGACTGGGGCTCGAACCCAGGACCCTCTCCTTAAAAGGGAGATGCTCTACCAACTGAGCTATCGAATCTAACCAATGTGTTTGTGGGCCCTACTGGATTCGAACCAGTGACCCCCTGCTTGTAAGGCAGGTGCTCTGAACCAACTGAGCTAAAGGCCCTTCTTTTTCTTATCCTAACTCCGAAGAGTCGTGATTCGACTGGGGCTCGAACCCAGGACCCTCTCCTTAAAAGGGAGATGCTCTACCAACTGAGCTATCGAATCTAACCAATGTGTCTGTGGGCCCTACTGGATTCGAACCAGTGACCCCCTGCTTGTAAGGCAGGTGCTCTGAACCAACTGAGCTAAAGGCCCTTCTTTTTATTCTGCTCCGAAGAGTCGTGATTCGACTGGGGCTCGAACCCAGGACCCTCTCCTTAAAAGGGAGATGCTCTACCAACTGAGCTATCGAATCTAACCAATGTGTTGTGGGCCCTACTGGATTCGAACCAGTGACCCCCTGCTTGTAAGGCAGGTGCTCTGAACCAACTGAGCTAAAGGCCCTCTTTTTTATTCCACTCCGAAGAGTCGTGATTCGACTGGGGCTCGAACCCAGGACCCTCTCCTTAAAAGGGAGATGCTCTACCAACTGAGCTATCGAATCGTAAAGGGATAAACGCCAAACTTGAATTTCTGTTGTCGTTTTCCGTAATTGGACTGCAAATGTAGTCGGTTATGTTTGAAAGCCAAAACTTCTCTGTGAAAATTATCAAATTATTTTCGCTTCTTATCTTCCTTTGTTCAGCCCAAAAAGGCTTCTCCGCAGATAGGGAAAATTTAGCAAAAGCGGACTCCCTGTTTTCTAAAAGCCAATATGAGCAGGCTCTGACGATATACGAAGACATCTTCACCAAAGAGCAAAAGTACTCTGATTCAATGCTGTTACGCATGGCCTTGATATACGAACTGGGGGGTAATTACGCAAAAAACCTTTACTTCCTTAATTTGTACTATTCGAACACTAGCAGTCGTTCGACTTTGGAAAGAATAAACACCATAGCCAAGAAGCACGAGCTGTCTGGCTACGAGTTTTCCGACCGGGAACGTGTGCTCAATTGGATGCGGACACAACGGTCGGTCATAAATATATCGGCCTTGGCATTGCTGATTTTTTTCTCCGGAATACTTTTTTTCTTACGTAAGAGAAAAAATATCCGACCGATTTTGGGCGGGACCTTCCTTTGCCTCACTACCTTGGGTATTTCCCTTGAGCTCAACCTCTCCTCCATACCCCCCACCAAAGGCATTGTCCTAAACGACAACGCTTGGCTAATGGACGGCCCTTCGTCCGCCGCGGACGGTTCTTTGAAAGTTCCGAAGGGCAATAAACTGAAGGTTATCGGCAAGGAAGACATTTGGTATGAAGTGACTTGGGAGGGACGGACAGGCTATATTCGGGAAGGGAATCTCGGAGTCGTTATATAAACGTCTCCAAAAAGCGTTTTCAAGCCCGCCACAATGCTTTTCGGCACTCTCCTAGAGTGTACGTCCAAACCCGGGAACAACAGCCTCTAAAGGGGATTTTACAAAAAGTGGAAATCAAGGGCAAAACAAAAAGGGCCATCCAAACGGACGGCCCTTTTTTGCTAGTCGCAATATTTTTGCGGAAAAGGATGATTACGAGTACATCACCTCTTTTACGGCTTTAACTGTCTTCTCAACGTTTGGCAAGATAGCCTCGATCAAAGTTGGGGCGTATGGTAACGGAACATCCCAGCTGTTTACCTTGCGTACAGGAGCGTCAAGGTAATCGAAAGCATTTTGCTGAATGTGGTACGTGATATCGGTAGCCATAGACGCCATAGCCCAAGCTTCCTCAACGATAACCAAGCGGTTGGTTTTCTTCACAGACTCCACGATAGTCTTGTAGTCCAACGGACGTACGGAACGAAGGTCGATCACCTCGGCGCTTACGCCCTCTTTGGCAAGCTCCTCGGCGGCGGCGTTAGCCACTTTCATCATTTTTCCGAAAGACACCAACGTCACGTCAGTACCTTCGCGAACAACGTCGGCCACGCCGATCGGAATGATGTATTCGCCCTCAGGCACCTCCCCCTTGTCTCCGTACATCAACTCCGACTCCATGAAGATCACAGGGTCATTGTCACGGATAGACGCTTTCATCAAGCCTTTGGCGTCTTTTGGGTTAGAAGGAACCACTACTTTCAGACCAGGGCAGTTCGCATACCAGTTTTCGAAGTTCTGGGAGTGCTGGGCACCCAACTGGCCGGCGTTACCCGTAGGTCCGCGGAAAACCATCGGAATAGGGAACTGGCCACCCGACATGGACAGCATCTTGGCGGCGGCATTGATCACTTGGTCAATGGCCACGAGCGAGAAGTTGAAGGTCATGAACTCGACGATTGGACGGAGGCCATTCATGGCCGCTCCTACGCCGATACCCGCAAAGCCAAGCTCGGTGATTGGAGTGTCGATCACTCGCTTAGCGCCGAACTCGTCAAGCATTCCCTGACTCACCTTATATGCGCCATTATACTCGGCAACTTCCTCGCCCATGAGGAAAACGTTCTCATCGCGACGCATTTCTTCACTCATCGCTTCCCTAAGGGCTTCCCGAAATTGTATCTGTCTCATGGTGTTATTAGCTGATAGTTGTTTCAAAGGACGTGTAAATTTAAGACTTGGGAAACAATAAACAAACGTCCTCGACGCATTCGAACGCCCATATAAAAAAAAGCCCGTCACTGGGACGGGCCTTATAAATCTTATCTATAATCTCGGATCGAGCTTATTTCACGGCGTTGGTGAAGTCGCTGCTTGCTGAGATTTTAGAGAACTCAAGGTCGTTAGCCGCTTTGGCTTTCAAGCTTGGGTCGATCTTAACAGCCTTTTTCAAAGCGTCAACAGCTTTAGAGCTGTTGTTCTGACGAGCGTAAGCTACGGCTTTCACATAGTAAGCCAAAGCGAAGTCGCCGTTGATTTCAGTAGCTTCGTCCAAAGAAACCACAGCGTTCTGATACTCCTTGTTCAGCAACTGAGCCAAACCTTTGTTGAAGGCGTTAACAGCAGTCTTGTCTGAAGCAGCGAGAGTAGCGATAGCGTCGCCGTACTTAGCCATACGGATTTCGATAGCACCGCGAGTTCCGTTGATAGCGGCGGCCGAGTAAGAATCAGGACGCAAAGACACAGACTTGGCGATAGTACCGTAAGCTTTGGCAATGTTGCCTTGCAGGTAGTAAGCAGCGGCCAAGTTAGCGTAAGCCTCTGGGCTCTCAGTTTGTCTGTTGGCAGACTGAGCTTGGTTGATAGCTTTCTCAACGAGGCTGTTGCGCGCAGAACCTTCAGCTTTTTCAGCTTTGGCTACATATACACCCGCCAAGTTGTTGTGAGCCTTCCAAGCGTTTGATTTCTTGATCACAGCTTTGTAGATAGCCTCTTTCTCGTCCAATGAAGGAGTCAGGTGAGCAGCCCACAACAATTCGCCGTCTGACAATGAGTCAGCCGAAAGCGAACCGTTAGCGATTTGCTTGGCCATAACAGCGATAGTCGAGTTAGGCTTCTTCTCGATAACAGTCAAGATCTCGGTGCGAGCGTTACGCAACTTAGGGTACAGACCGTTGAAGATAGTCTTGTAGAAGGGAAGCTCAGCCAAACGGTCCTGCTTCTCTTCGAAAGTTCCGGCGCCGTTAACGATGCGCAAGCACTCCTGCTTCTGAGCGGCAGTAAGCTTGTCGAAGCTGTCCAAAACAGTTTTGAACTGTCCCCAATCGTCAACTACTGGCTTCAATACGAAGTCGATCTTGTCAGCTTCGCCTTTGTAGTCGTAGCGTCCCATCAAAGTACGGTACTGCTTCTCGATAGCTTGGGCACGCTCTTCGGCCAAGTTTGAGTTTACACGCTCAGTACCTTCTGGCGAGTGAGTACCAGTGATGATAACCTTACGAGTAACGTTTTTCTCAGCTACGAAAGCTTTGAATGACTTAGCCTCGTCGCGGTTAGTCGACATGTAGAGGTTCAGTCTTGGGCTTCCTTGCGGGAAGAAGAACTCAACGTAAGTCGGCTCCAACTCCTCAGCGTCAGTGTAACCCGGGTGAGCGTAAGCGGCGTTGGCTACGTTCTCCACCAAAGTAGAAGTAGTGATCAAACCTTTCGCGATAGCGAAATCCTTGATAGCTTTCTTCTCCTTGCCGGCCTTAGTGGTAACAGTACCGTCCACTACCAAATCACCGTTGGTGATGTCAGAGTTGTAAGGGAAAGCGAACGACTCAGTCTTCTTAGGCTTAGCCGACTTATCAGGGTAATCGTCACCTTTGAAAGTAACATCGTTAAGGTCGATCTCCTTGCTTCCGTATTTGTATGAAGGGTCGATTGTGTAATCGTAACCCGGCTTCATCATTTTAGTCGGCAACACTGCTGAAAGCTCGAAAGCTACGGTGTCGGCGTGTACTTCAAGCGGATCGGGAGTAGCTTTAACGTCCTGCTCTTTGGCGAGCTTGGCCATTTTGTTCAGCGTACACCCTGAAAAAGTCGCGGCTCCCGCAACTAACATCAATGGGAGGATACGTATCTTCATCTTGACAAACGGATTTATATTTGGTTGCAATTAAAAGCGAAATTATCCTTATAATACAAGCATTGCAAAACTCATAAAGAAAAATGCCGTATATTGAAATAATTTAATAGAATAGTCCACCCAATGGTATTAAGACCCCGACAAGCATGAAAAATATCCGAAAATTCATTGACCATCAAGCCTTTGGCGTATGCGCCAAGCTTGCCGAAAAATTCCAATTACCGATCTATAAAATAAGACTGTGGTTTATCTATTCCAGTTTTTTCACCTTAGGGTCCTCTTTCCTCGTTTACATCTCTCTCGCATTCGTGGTGGAAATCCGGAAAGCCCTAAGGCAACGTTATAACCAATTTTGGTATAACTAAAGTCCAGACCGCACTTTTGGCAACAAGCCAATCAAGGGCAACAGTCTGGAACAACGCCCACTAAGTTAGGAAAATCCTGTTGAAGTTCGTGCGTTTTTCTCCTCGGATTGAAAGCCCAAATCAGAAAAGCGGGACTTTTTTCGCACAAAATAATCAAAGACTATCAGTCCACGATATTGAGTGGGCGCATCCGACACGAAAGCCAGACTTTTTTTTCTCTTTTTTCTTTTCTTACGGTGTTCGGCGAACGACAGCGTAAAATCCCTAAAAGCTTTCAAAACCGCCTTGCCGTCACCGGGAACGCCCCCTCCGAAAAACCGAAGAGCCGCCACCATATCCAAACCCAAGCGGAGCGGCATCTTCCATAACAAGTGCCTTCCTTTAGTATTCAGATAAAGTACGCTTAGCGAGTTCCGAAAATTCAAATATGTTTTCCGAGGATTCCCTTGCGCCAGTGTTCCGCCACCTACATGGTAAACGGAGCTTTCCCCGCAATAGTACACTTTTCGTCCCATCCGGTGGATTCTCCAACAGAGATCAACCTCTTCCATATGGGCGAAGAAGTCCTCGTCGAATCCGCCTAACTGGCGGAAGACATCCGAACGGACCATCAGCGCAGCGCCCGTGGCCCAGAAAACAGGCCGGGTGTCGGCGTAAGTTTCGGAATCTTTTTCCGTATGATCAAACAGCCGGCCTCGGCAAAACGGATAGGCCAAAGAATCGATGTAGCCACCCGCCGCTCCGGCATATTCGAGTTTTTCAGGCTCTGCGTGCGAAAGTATCTTTGGCTGTACGGCCGCCACTTCATGGTCGGAGTCTAGCAAGCGAACAATCGGATCCAGCCAACCCGGTGTCACCTCCACATCGGAGTTGAGGAGCATATAATACTCCGCCTCCACGTGTTTGAGTCCGTCGTTATAGCCTTTGGCGAAACCGCCGTTTTCCTCGTTGACGATCAAGCGCACGTCCGGGAATCGCTCACGCAGAAAGTCTACGGAATCGTCGGTAGACCTATTGTCCACCACTACAATCTCCGCATCCCCCGAATAATCGGTTACCGAAGGCAGGAACTTTTCCATCAAAGCCCTACCGTTGTAATTAAGTATTACTACCGCTACTTTCTTCGTCATACTCGCCTTTATCTCATCCCGAATTTAAGCGATTCGTATTCAAAGTAACGTATTTGCCTCCCCAAAAGTGCCTTTTTAACACATTCGTCATCATTTTAGCGCATTATCGTAATTTGGAAAAGTGTAACTCCTTGAGTTTCGTGAAGTCTTCGCCCGAATCCAGAAGTACCCAATCACAATGTAAGTATTCCGCTTTTTCCTGTCCGTCGCTTTTCATTCCCCTAAAATCGTAGTCCGAGGAAATACCGTAATACTTCGCGTCCACTTGCCTCAATCTGGTACTTAGCGGGAATACCGCCACTTGACGATAGTCGCGTTTGTTCAACCAATCCATCGCTTCCGGAATACTTCTGATGCGCTCGCCACCCAGTGTGTTTATAAGAAATCCGTCGTCCAGCAAATCCGCTATTTTCGCTTTTCGCAAATCCGGATTTTCCACCATCGACAACCAATAGTAGAAGCAGCTTTGGCTACGGTTATCCGGAAAAGTGTCTTCGAATATTTCCGAATCCACCGGTTCGGATTTCGTCACCGTCACGCTTTTCATCAACGGAAGACTCGCCTTGCCTTTGCATTCCAGCTTTACTTCATAATGCCGCATTCCGGAAGTCAGCCTGTCCTCAATATCCAAAAGCTGGAACAATACGCGCGCCGTGAGCGTCACTTCGGTTTCGGAAGTCTCGGTTACACTTACGCGCGCCACTCTGTGCGAACGCAACTCGCCCATATTCCTTTCGGAAAGCGCCACTTCCATGCCTGCTTTATCAAGCGTATCGCCATTGGAGGCCGTAAAGACAAAATCCTGAGACAAGGCGCTTTCTATTTGGGCAAAACCCATCGCCGGGCGCTCCCACACGCCAAACCAACGGTAAAACTGCGCCTTAGCCTCATGACTTTCCATCGATTCCAGATAATCTCTCTCTTTCATCCCCGTTATTTTAAGAGCCTAGCCGGCCCGGTTACGGACTCGCCAAGCTATGCGAAACAAGTTCTTTTCCCGGCAAAAAGGCCGATGTAATTGAAAGAGGACAGAATGGCTTTTGTTTTGGCGCAATGCCTTGTGACCATAATCATATGGATAAAAAAGCCAGCTACCGTACCTTAGCGCATAACCAGAGGGAACTGTAAATGGAAGGTATCAGAGAGAAAAAAACGGTCAGAAAACCCGCCAATAAAAAACGGAACGGACTAAGGAAAAGGCTATATAATTGGTCAAAAAAATGGCACAAATACCTCGGGCTGTTTCTGGCCGGTTTTATCATTTACACGGGTTTTTCCGGAATCCTGCTCAACCACCCTTCCGAAATCGCCGGTTGGTCCGTACATAAATCTTGGGTCCCGGAACGCTACCATCCTTACAACTGGAACCGAAGCGCCCTAATCAAAGCCGTTTACAATCCCAAAAACGAATCGTCACTGCTCGTGGCCGGAAAACAAGGCGTCTGGCGCTCCGATGATGGCGGTTTTACGTTCCGTCCAGACATGGCCGGAGCATTCCCCGAATCCCGCTACCTCCGAAAAACCAACGATCTGCTTATCCATAACCAAACGGCTTTCGCCGGAACTTTCGGCGGACTTTTCTCCAAAAAACTATCCGAAACGGATTGGAAAGAAATCCCTTTGGGCGATAAAAAAGAGGACGTAAAAGCCGTATTGGAAACTCCTAACGGCCTAATAGCGATCAGCAAAAACGGAGCTTTCAGAAAAAAAGCCTCCGGCGAATTCGAGCAAGTAATCCTTCCCCGCCCAGACAAAAACTCCATGAGTTTGATCGATTTCACCTTCGCTCTGCACAGCGGATGGCTATGGGGACTCCCGGGCCGCATCGTTTTCGACATCGTCGGACTCGCCACCGTTTTCCTCAGTGTTTCGGCCATTTACATTTTCATATTCCGAAAAAAGAAAAAGAACAAAGCGACAAAGAAGCGAATGGCCTTTTTTGTCAAATACCATAACAGCATCGGTTTTTGGCTTTGCGGTTTTATCCTAATTACGTCAATCACCGGAGCCTTTATGCGTCCGCCATTGCTCGCCGCTTTGGCAAACGGGAAAGCGCCTTCAATCCTGTTGCCTTCCTATTTTGAGGAAAACCCTTGGTACCACACCATCCGAAACGCCTGCTACGACACGGAAACGGACCGGATTATCATTGACACCAGCGAAGGCCTTTGGGCCGGCAAGTCAGACCTGAAATCGGATTTCACGCCATTGGATTGGAGCGTCAATATTTTCCCAATGGGCTGTACGGTCCTGCGCCCCGAAGGTGACGGCCATTTTCTGGTCGGATCGTTTTACGGACTTTATAACTACAAAGAGGGCGACGACTACGCAACCGACGCGCTTACGGGCGAAAAAGTAAAACCGTACGCCGGCATCCAGCGTCCCGGACGCTTTATCACCACCGGATATTTCCAAACGACCGGCGGAACACGCTATGTCAGCACCCACGGACAGGGGCTTTTGCCGATAGACAGGCCTCAGAACATGAACGCCTTTATGATGCCAAAAACAATGGCCGGCGATTACAGAATGCCACTTTGGAATTACATGTTCGAGCTCCATAACGCCAGACTTCTGAACGACATCTTCGGCAAATGGACAATCCTGGTCATTCCGCTTGCGGGAATTATCCTGACCCTGATTAGCCTTACGGGAATTTTCGAATACTGCTACCGCAAATACAGATTCTTTCGAAAATAAAAGCGCCGAAGGGGCAAAGCCCTCCGACGCCGGATTTTGGATACGTGTTCAACTCAAAAACATGTCCGCCGGAGCCTTAAAGGCTCCTTCAACACCACTATCATAGTAACTATGAATAATCTCCCCCTCATGCGGACACCCGAAATAAGCAAATAACATTTTAATCTACAAACATATGTTACGAGATGCCGATATCCTGTTACCAGCGACACGAAAATAGATAGGCCAGTATTCAGCGACTGTATAATTCGTAGCTCTTCGGGCCGAAAACCTACACCGTCCCCACAAGACCCAAAACTTAACTTTTTCACAACAGCCACAGTCCCACCTACCCTCACAACTGGAAGACAGATGATTTTCAGGCTAAAATATGCGGAGAATAGGACATCTTTTTAGAAGAAAATAGATGTCAAATGATCTTTTTTAACATTACCTTTACCTGCGAAATCACCGGGGTTCGGCGCTAACCTTTCGCCGTACTTCCGTAAGGCATCTTCACGTACAAACGTATCTAAATCAAGCGATGACAAGAATCAACCTGCACGCTAAAGGCGCTTTTTCGCCACGGCATCTTGGTTCCGGAAACGAAGGGATTGACAGGATGTTGGAGACCGTCGGAGTCGGTAATGTCGAGGAATTGATCGACCAAACCGTACCGGAAGCCATCAGACTCAAACAAGACCTGATGTTACCGGACGCGCTTAACGAAACCGAATTTTTGGAACAGTTTCGTAGCATCGCATCCAAGAACAAAATTTTCAAGTCCTTCATCGGCGCCGGCTACCATGACTGCCACACACCCACGGTCATTCTCCGGAACATCTTGGAAAATCCGGGCTGGTATACGGCTTACACTCCTTACCAAGCGGAAATCGCCCAAGGCAGACTCGAAGCGCTAATCAACTTCCAGACCATGGTCTCTGACTTGGCCGGCATGGATATCGCCAACGCGTCGCTCCTCGACGAGGGCACCGCCGCCGCGGAAGCCATGAGCATGTTCCTCGCGCTCCGCAAAGGAAAGAAGAAGAAGGGCAACGCCAACAAATTTTTCGTAGACAGCCGAGTGCTGCCCCAAACCCTCAGCGTAATGCGCAACCGCGCCTTGCCTATCGGTGTGGAACTCGTAATCGGCGACATCTCAACACTGGACCTGACGGACGAGGCGCTTTACGGCGTAATGTTCCAATACCCTGACAGCGACGGGGCCGTCACCAACCACAAAGAACTTATCGAGACGGCGCACGCCAACGAAGTGAAAGTAGCGGCCAGCGCTGACTTGCTCAGTCTCGCTATCCTGACGCCTCCGGGCGAAATGGGCGCCGACGCCGTAGTGGGCGTAGCGCAACGTTTCGGCGTACCGATGGGATACGGCGGACCACACGCAGGCTTCTTCGCAACTCGCGAAGACTACAAGCGACAGATTCCGGGCCGTATCATCGGCGTATCGAAAGACCGCCACGGCGACAAGGCTTACCGCATGGCCTTACAGACTCGCGAACAGCACATCAAACGTGAGAAAGCCACTTCGAACATCTGTACTGCACAAGTACTTTTGGCCGTAATGGCCGGTATGTACGGCGTATACCACGGAGCCGATGGCGTTAAGAATATCGCTTTGCGTACCCACGGCCTTACCAAGGCTTTGGACAAAGGGCTCGCCTCATTGGGTTACGCCCAACTGAACGCCACTTTCTTCGATACACTTAAAATCGAAGTGAGCGCCGAGGAAAAAGCCGAGATCCGTCGTGTGGCCGAAGAAAAGCAAGCGAACTTCCGCTACTTCGACACTAATCACATCGGTGTTTCTTTTGACGAAACAACTACGGTTAAGGAACTCGATCTCGTGTTGGGCATATTCGCCGACGTGGCCGAGAAAGGTTACGACCTGCAGGCCATCACCGAAGAGATCGACTTCGTGATGCCGGAAGGTCTTGCCCGTACTTCGGAGTATATGACTCACGAAGTATTCCAGCAGTACCACACCGAGCACGAAATGCTCCGCTACATCAAGCGCCTTGAGAACAAGGACTTGTCATTGACGCATTCGATGATTTCTCTCGGATCATGTACCATGAAGCTGAACGCCACTTCGGAAATGATCCCGGTGACTTGGCCTGAGCTTGGCAAGGTTCATCCGTTTGCGCCAGTGGATCAGGTACATGGCTACCGCGAAATCTTCAAAAACTTGGAAGCTTGGCTGAGCGAAATCACCGGTTTTGCCGGAACTTCCCTCCAGCCTAACTCGGGCGCCCAAGGCGAATTCGCCGGACTGATGGTTATCCGCGCTTACCACGAAAGCCGTGGCGAAGGGCACCGTAATATCGCCATCATCCCGACTTCGGCCCACGGAACCAACCCTGCCAGCGCCGTAATGGCCGGTATGAAAGTAGTTCTCGTAAACTGCGACGACCACGGCAACATTGACGTGGAAGACCTCCGCGCCAAAGCCGAAGAGCATAAAGACAACCTTTCTTCTTTGATGATCACTTACCCGAGTACGCACGGCGTGTTCGAGGAGAGCGTCATCGAAATTTGCGATATCATCCACCAAAACGGCGGACAGGTATATATGGACGGCGCCAACATGAACGCCCAGGTAGGCTTGACCAGCCCGGGCAACATCGGGGCGGACGTTTGTCACCTGAACCTCCACAAAACATTCTGCATCCCTCACGGCGGCGGCGGACCGGGCGTAGGCCCAATCGGCGTAGCCAAGCACCTCGTGCCGTTCTTGCCGGGCAACCCGCTCGTGCCGGAAGCAGGCGGAGAGCAGGCTATCGAATCCATCTCGGCGGCACCTTGGGGCAGCGCCAGCATCTTGCCTATCTCATACGCCTACATCGCAATGATGGGACCCGACGGCTTGACGCAAGCTACCAAAACCGCAATCCTGAACGCCAACTACATCAAGGCCCGCCTTGAGGAAGCCTACCCGATCCTTTACACCGGCGCCAACGGACGTTGCGCTCACGAAATGATCGTGGACTTCCGCCAGTTCAAGGAATTCGGTATTGAGGTAGAGGACATTGCCAAACGTTTGATGGACTACGGCTTCCACGCTCCGACCGTCTCGTTCCCGGTACCGGGCACGTTGATGATCGAGCCGACGGAAAGTGAGTCAATCGAGGAATTGGACCGCTTCTGCGAAGCGTTGTTGGCTATCCGTATCGAGATCCGCGAAGTAGCCGAAGGCGCCGCCGACGCTACGGACAACGTATTGAAGAATGCGCCGCACACTGTGGACACGATCACCGCCGACACGTGGAACCACTCTTACAGCCGAGAGAAAGCCGCTTACCCGCTCGGGTTCGTTCGCGAGAACAAGTTCTGGCCGTCGGTAGCCCGCGTGGATAACGCCTACGGCGACCGTAACCTCTACTGCTCGTGCATCCCGGTAAGCGACTACGCCGAAGTGGAGTAAGATAATTTGAGTAAAGGGTAAAGAGTATAAAGTAAATAGACTGCGTGAATGCTTTGGCAATCATTTAGGTCTTGAAACCTTTACTGGATAGAAATTGAAAGAGGCCCTGCTATGGGGCCTCTTTCTGTTTGGAATATTTTTTCTATTGCGCTTCCACCCTTTCAGGTTGCACCAAAGGGTATTCCTTATCATACAGCTTCAGGTTTCTTTCTTTCCACTCAGCCCCTTCCAAGAAAACCGGATGCGGCAAGCTCACGTCCCAATCGCCGAGCTTTTTGAGCATACGTTCCGTGCGTTCCAGATTCTTTAGGGAAACGTTCCTCTGCTCTGAAATGTCCGTAGGCAGGTGGAACAGCAACGGCAAACGGTCCGGCAGGCGGACCAGCTTCCAGTCGCCTTCGCGGATGGCGGCGTTGAAGGTAAAGCGCCACAGCAAAGTCTCGTGCGGGGGCTCTGTCTTTTCTCCCAAAACATAAGGCATAAGGTTTACGCCGTCGAATGTGGCGTCGGCCTTGCCACCCGCCAAGGCTACGAACGTAGGCGTAAGATCAAGTGACGATACCGGATTGGCGTAGCGCCCGCCCTTGG
It encodes the following:
- a CDS encoding PepSY-associated TM helix domain-containing protein: MEGIREKKTVRKPANKKRNGLRKRLYNWSKKWHKYLGLFLAGFIIYTGFSGILLNHPSEIAGWSVHKSWVPERYHPYNWNRSALIKAVYNPKNESSLLVAGKQGVWRSDDGGFTFRPDMAGAFPESRYLRKTNDLLIHNQTAFAGTFGGLFSKKLSETDWKEIPLGDKKEDVKAVLETPNGLIAISKNGAFRKKASGEFEQVILPRPDKNSMSLIDFTFALHSGWLWGLPGRIVFDIVGLATVFLSVSAIYIFIFRKKKKNKATKKRMAFFVKYHNSIGFWLCGFILITSITGAFMRPPLLAALANGKAPSILLPSYFEENPWYHTIRNACYDTETDRIIIDTSEGLWAGKSDLKSDFTPLDWSVNIFPMGCTVLRPEGDGHFLVGSFYGLYNYKEGDDYATDALTGEKVKPYAGIQRPGRFITTGYFQTTGGTRYVSTHGQGLLPIDRPQNMNAFMMPKTMAGDYRMPLWNYMFELHNARLLNDIFGKWTILVIPLAGIILTLISLTGIFEYCYRKYRFFRK
- the gcvP gene encoding aminomethyl-transferring glycine dehydrogenase yields the protein MTRINLHAKGAFSPRHLGSGNEGIDRMLETVGVGNVEELIDQTVPEAIRLKQDLMLPDALNETEFLEQFRSIASKNKIFKSFIGAGYHDCHTPTVILRNILENPGWYTAYTPYQAEIAQGRLEALINFQTMVSDLAGMDIANASLLDEGTAAAEAMSMFLALRKGKKKKGNANKFFVDSRVLPQTLSVMRNRALPIGVELVIGDISTLDLTDEALYGVMFQYPDSDGAVTNHKELIETAHANEVKVAASADLLSLAILTPPGEMGADAVVGVAQRFGVPMGYGGPHAGFFATREDYKRQIPGRIIGVSKDRHGDKAYRMALQTREQHIKREKATSNICTAQVLLAVMAGMYGVYHGADGVKNIALRTHGLTKALDKGLASLGYAQLNATFFDTLKIEVSAEEKAEIRRVAEEKQANFRYFDTNHIGVSFDETTTVKELDLVLGIFADVAEKGYDLQAITEEIDFVMPEGLARTSEYMTHEVFQQYHTEHEMLRYIKRLENKDLSLTHSMISLGSCTMKLNATSEMIPVTWPELGKVHPFAPVDQVHGYREIFKNLEAWLSEITGFAGTSLQPNSGAQGEFAGLMVIRAYHESRGEGHRNIAIIPTSAHGTNPASAVMAGMKVVLVNCDDHGNIDVEDLRAKAEEHKDNLSSLMITYPSTHGVFEESVIEICDIIHQNGGQVYMDGANMNAQVGLTSPGNIGADVCHLNLHKTFCIPHGGGGPGVGPIGVAKHLVPFLPGNPLVPEAGGEQAIESISAAPWGSASILPISYAYIAMMGPDGLTQATKTAILNANYIKARLEEAYPILYTGANGRCAHEMIVDFRQFKEFGIEVEDIAKRLMDYGFHAPTVSFPVPGTLMIEPTESESIEELDRFCEALLAIRIEIREVAEGAADATDNVLKNAPHTVDTITADTWNHSYSREKAAYPLGFVRENKFWPSVARVDNAYGDRNLYCSCIPVSDYAEVE